From Streptomyces sp. NBC_00370, a single genomic window includes:
- a CDS encoding ABC transporter permease subunit, protein MSTDTTQIHNIGYRNYDGPRLGRTYARRSLFTQSLRGAYGLGRSAKSKVLPMILFGVMCLPAGIIVAVAVATNAKSLPLDYTRYAIVTQAVIGLFLAAQAPQTVSRDLRFKTVPLYFSRPIERVDYVLAKFGAMASALFVLTAAPLVVLYVGALLAKLDFADQTKGFGQGIVSVAMLSLLFGGLGLVMAALTPRRGFGVAAVIATLTITYGAVSTVQAIAWSTDSGSVVKWIGLFSPITLIDGLQTAFLGATSAFPGEAGPSAGVGIVYLLVILGLIAGSYAVLMRRYRKVGL, encoded by the coding sequence ATGAGCACTGACACGACTCAGATCCACAACATCGGCTACCGCAACTACGACGGACCCCGGCTCGGCCGTACCTACGCCAGGCGCTCCCTGTTCACGCAGTCCCTGCGCGGCGCGTACGGACTCGGCCGCTCGGCGAAGTCCAAGGTCCTGCCGATGATCCTGTTCGGCGTGATGTGCCTGCCCGCGGGCATCATCGTCGCCGTCGCCGTCGCGACCAACGCGAAGAGCCTGCCCCTCGACTACACCCGCTACGCCATCGTCACCCAGGCCGTCATCGGTCTCTTCCTCGCCGCACAGGCGCCGCAGACCGTCTCACGCGACCTGCGCTTCAAGACGGTGCCGCTCTACTTCTCCCGCCCCATCGAGCGTGTCGACTACGTCCTCGCCAAGTTCGGCGCGATGGCGTCGGCGCTCTTCGTACTGACCGCGGCGCCGCTGGTCGTCCTCTACGTCGGCGCGCTGCTGGCGAAGCTGGACTTCGCCGACCAGACCAAGGGATTCGGGCAGGGAATCGTGTCGGTGGCGATGCTGTCCCTGCTCTTCGGCGGACTCGGCCTCGTCATGGCGGCCCTCACCCCGCGCCGCGGCTTCGGCGTCGCCGCCGTGATCGCCACGCTGACCATCACGTACGGCGCCGTCTCCACGGTGCAGGCGATCGCCTGGTCCACGGACTCCGGCTCCGTCGTCAAGTGGATCGGCCTGTTCTCCCCCATCACCCTCATCGACGGCCTGCAGACCGCCTTCCTCGGCGCCACCTCCGCCTTCCCCGGCGAGGCAGGCCCCTCGGCCGGCGTCGGCATCGTCTATCTGCTGGTCATCCTCGGCCTGATCGCCGGCTCGTACGCCGTCCTGATGCGCCGCTACCGGAAGGTCGGGCTGTGA
- a CDS encoding ABC transporter ATP-binding protein, with protein sequence MTTLNIDHTSRWFGNVVAVNDVTMTIGPGVTGLLGPNGAGKSTLINMMAGFLAPSTGTVTIDGEKIWRNESAYKQIGIVPEREGMYDFLTGLEFVVANAELHGLGGREAQAALATVEMEYAQDRKIATYSKGMRQRVKMASALVHDPSVLLLDEPFNGMDPRQRMQLMELLRRMGATGRTVLFSSHILEEVEQLASHIEVIVAGRHAASGDFRRIRRLMTDRPHRYLVRSSDDRALAAALIADPSTAGIEVDLTEGALRIQAVDFGRFTELLPKVAVEHSISLLTVSPSDESLESVFSYLVAA encoded by the coding sequence GTGACCACCCTCAACATCGACCACACGTCCCGCTGGTTCGGCAACGTGGTCGCCGTCAACGACGTCACCATGACCATCGGCCCCGGTGTCACCGGACTCCTCGGCCCCAACGGCGCCGGCAAGTCCACGCTCATCAACATGATGGCCGGCTTCCTCGCCCCGTCCACCGGCACCGTCACCATCGACGGCGAGAAGATCTGGCGCAACGAGTCCGCGTACAAGCAGATCGGCATCGTGCCCGAGCGGGAGGGGATGTACGACTTCCTCACCGGCCTCGAATTCGTCGTCGCCAACGCCGAACTGCACGGGCTGGGCGGGCGCGAGGCGCAGGCTGCGCTCGCCACCGTCGAGATGGAGTACGCCCAGGACCGCAAGATCGCGACGTACAGCAAGGGCATGCGCCAGCGCGTGAAGATGGCGTCGGCGCTGGTCCACGACCCGTCCGTGCTGCTGCTCGACGAGCCGTTCAACGGTATGGACCCGCGCCAGCGGATGCAGCTCATGGAGCTGCTGCGGCGCATGGGCGCCACGGGCCGTACGGTGCTGTTCTCCTCCCATATCCTGGAGGAGGTCGAGCAACTCGCCTCGCACATCGAGGTGATCGTGGCAGGCCGGCATGCCGCCAGCGGTGATTTCCGCCGTATCCGCAGGCTGATGACCGATCGCCCGCACCGCTATCTCGTACGGTCCAGCGACGACCGCGCGCTCGCCGCCGCGCTCATCGCCGATCCGTCCACGGCCGGCATCGAGGTCGATCTCACCGAAGGCGCGCTGCGTATCCAGGCGGTCGACTTCGGCCGCTTCACGGAGCTGCTGCCGAAGGTCGCCGTCGAACACTCCATCAGCCTGCTCACGGTCTCGCCGTCCGACGAGTCCCTCGAGTCGGTCTTCTCCTACCTCGTAGCGGCCTGA
- a CDS encoding ABC transporter permease, translating into MYNPTVARLTYRALLGRRRAAILFVLPALLIVISAAVRALNGADDQIASDVLGGFAIATMVPLIGVIAGTGAIGPEIDDGSIVYLLAKPVKRPTIIFTKLIVAIGVTMAFSAIPTFIAGYILNGNGQQIAVAYTVAALVASIAYSALFLLLGTVSRHAVVLGLVYALVWETLFGSLVSGARTLSVQQWSLALAEKIGGGGIVTSDVGLPVAVVLLVVVTGVATWYAGQKLRTLTLAGDE; encoded by the coding sequence ATGTACAACCCCACTGTCGCCCGGCTCACCTACCGGGCTCTGCTCGGCAGGCGCCGGGCCGCCATTCTCTTCGTCCTGCCGGCCCTGCTGATCGTCATCAGCGCGGCCGTCCGCGCCCTGAACGGCGCCGACGACCAGATCGCCTCGGACGTGCTGGGCGGCTTCGCCATCGCCACGATGGTGCCGCTGATCGGCGTGATCGCCGGTACGGGAGCGATCGGGCCCGAGATCGACGACGGCTCGATCGTCTATCTGCTGGCCAAGCCGGTGAAACGGCCGACGATCATCTTCACCAAACTGATCGTCGCGATCGGCGTGACGATGGCCTTCTCGGCCATCCCGACGTTCATCGCCGGCTACATCCTCAACGGCAACGGCCAGCAGATCGCCGTCGCCTACACCGTCGCCGCGCTGGTCGCCTCGATCGCCTACAGCGCGCTGTTCCTGCTGCTGGGGACGGTCAGCCGGCACGCGGTGGTCCTCGGCCTCGTCTACGCGCTGGTCTGGGAGACCCTGTTCGGCAGTCTGGTCTCCGGAGCCCGCACCCTCAGCGTCCAGCAGTGGTCGCTCGCCCTCGCCGAGAAGATCGGCGGCGGCGGCATCGTCACCTCGGACGTGGGGCTGCCGGTGGCCGTGGTGCTGCTGGTGGTCGTGACGGGCGTCGCGACCTGGTACGCCGGCCAGAAGCTGCGCACGCTGACCCTCGCGGGCGATGAGTGA
- a CDS encoding HAD family hydrolase, with protein MSTTPAPFPYRLVATDLDGTLLREDGTVSARTRDALAAATAAGAAHIIVTGRAVPWTRHVLDDLGYDGLAVCAQGAQVYHAGEHRLLTSVTLDRQLAALALSKIEAETGPLALAVSRDGLDGDVLFGPGYRVQDGPLASLRSEDPEELLAAPINKVYIQHPELDDDALALAARAAVGGLVNVVMAGAGVVEVLPLGLTKATGLSLAARRLGVTAAETIAFGDMPNDIPMFGWARYGVAMANAHEELKAVADEVTASNDEDGIAVVLEKLLQG; from the coding sequence GTGAGCACCACCCCCGCGCCGTTCCCGTACCGGCTTGTCGCGACCGACCTCGACGGCACGCTGCTGCGCGAGGACGGCACGGTCTCGGCCCGTACGCGCGACGCGCTCGCCGCCGCCACGGCGGCGGGCGCCGCGCACATCATCGTCACCGGACGCGCCGTGCCGTGGACGCGCCATGTGCTGGACGACCTCGGTTACGACGGCCTGGCCGTGTGCGCCCAGGGCGCGCAGGTCTACCACGCGGGCGAGCACCGGCTGCTGACCTCGGTCACCCTGGACCGGCAGCTGGCCGCGCTCGCCCTGTCCAAGATCGAGGCCGAGACCGGTCCGCTGGCGCTCGCCGTGAGCAGGGACGGCCTAGACGGCGACGTACTGTTCGGCCCCGGCTACCGCGTGCAGGACGGCCCGCTGGCCTCGTTGCGGTCGGAGGACCCCGAGGAGCTGCTGGCGGCCCCGATCAACAAGGTCTACATCCAGCACCCGGAGCTGGACGACGACGCGCTGGCCCTGGCCGCGCGTGCGGCGGTCGGCGGCCTGGTGAACGTGGTGATGGCAGGCGCGGGCGTCGTGGAGGTACTGCCGCTCGGCCTCACGAAGGCGACGGGCCTGTCGCTGGCCGCACGGCGGCTGGGTGTGACGGCGGCGGAGACGATCGCCTTCGGTGACATGCCGAACGACATCCCGATGTTCGGCTGGGCGCGGTACGGCGTGGCGATGGCGAACGCGCACGAGGAGCTGAAGGCCGTGGCGGACGAGGTCACGGCGTCGAACGACGAGGACGGCATCGCCGTGGTGCTGGAGAAGCTGCTCCAGGGCTGA
- the serS gene encoding serine--tRNA ligase, whose product MIDLRLLREDPDRVRASQRARGEDVGLVDALLSADERRRSSGLRFDELRSEQKSLGKLIPKASPDEKAELLRKAEQLKTAVKAADAEQHEADEDARRLLLQLGNVVHSDVPVGGEEDFVVLETHGTIRDFGEEGFEPKDHLELGEALGAIDVERGAKVSGSRFYYLTGVGALLELALVNAAIAQAGEAGFTPMLTPALVRPRAMEGTGFLGQAAEDVYHLEKDDFYLVGTSEVPLAAYHMDEIIEADKLPLRYAGFSPCFRREAGTYGKDTRGIFRVHQFDKVEMFTYVDPAEAESEHRRLLEWEKQWLSGLGLPFQVIDVASGDLGASASRKFDCEAWIPTQGKYRELTSASNCDGFQARRLSVRMREGKQVKPLATLNGTLCAVPRTIVALLENHQQADGSVWVPEVLRPYLGGREFLEPIAK is encoded by the coding sequence GTGATTGACCTTCGCCTGCTCCGTGAGGACCCCGACCGTGTGCGCGCCTCCCAGCGTGCCCGTGGAGAGGACGTCGGCCTCGTCGACGCCCTGCTCTCCGCCGACGAGCGGCGCCGGTCCTCCGGCCTGCGCTTCGACGAGCTGCGCTCCGAGCAGAAATCGCTCGGCAAGCTGATCCCGAAAGCCTCGCCCGACGAGAAGGCCGAGCTGCTCAGGAAGGCCGAGCAGCTCAAGACAGCCGTCAAGGCCGCCGACGCCGAGCAGCACGAGGCGGACGAGGACGCACGGCGGCTGCTCCTCCAGCTGGGCAACGTGGTGCACAGCGACGTCCCGGTAGGCGGCGAGGAGGACTTCGTCGTCCTGGAGACGCACGGCACGATCCGCGACTTCGGCGAAGAGGGCTTCGAGCCCAAGGACCATCTGGAGCTGGGCGAGGCGCTGGGCGCCATCGACGTGGAGCGCGGCGCGAAGGTGTCCGGCTCGCGCTTCTACTACCTGACGGGGGTCGGCGCGCTGCTGGAGCTCGCCCTCGTCAACGCGGCGATCGCGCAGGCCGGCGAGGCCGGCTTCACCCCGATGCTCACCCCGGCGCTGGTCCGCCCGCGCGCCATGGAGGGCACGGGCTTCCTCGGCCAGGCCGCCGAGGACGTGTACCACCTGGAGAAGGACGACTTCTACCTGGTCGGTACGTCGGAGGTGCCCCTCGCCGCGTACCACATGGACGAGATCATCGAGGCCGACAAGCTCCCGCTGCGCTACGCGGGCTTCTCGCCGTGCTTCCGCCGCGAGGCGGGTACGTACGGCAAGGACACCCGGGGCATCTTCCGGGTCCACCAGTTCGACAAGGTCGAGATGTTCACGTACGTCGACCCGGCCGAGGCCGAGTCGGAGCACCGCAGGCTGCTGGAGTGGGAGAAGCAGTGGCTGTCGGGGCTCGGGCTGCCCTTCCAGGTGATCGACGTCGCTTCGGGCGACCTCGGCGCCTCCGCCTCGCGCAAGTTCGACTGTGAGGCGTGGATCCCGACCCAGGGCAAGTACCGCGAGCTGACGTCGGCGTCCAACTGCGACGGGTTCCAGGCCCGCAGGCTCTCCGTGCGGATGCGGGAGGGCAAGCAGGTCAAGCCGCTGGCGACGCTGAACGGCACGCTGTGCGCCGTACCGCGCACGATCGTGGCGCTCCTGGAGAACCACCAGCAGGCCGACGGTTCCGTGTGGGTGCCCGAGGTGCTCCGCCCGTACCTGGGCGGCCGCGAGTTTCTGGAGCCGATCGCCAAGTGA
- the pheA gene encoding prephenate dehydratase, with product MSATRYTYLGPEGTFTEAALRTLPEAATRELIPMVSVPAALDAVRSGEAAAALVPIENSVEGGVTATLDELAAGEPLMIYREVLLPITFALLVRPGTELSEVKTVTGHPVAQPQVRNWLRAQLPDAVWESAASNADGARLVQEGRYDAAFAGEFAAATYGLVPLVTEIHDAQNAETRFVLVGRPARPAAPTGADKTSVVIWMGDDHPGALLELLQEFAVRGVNLMLIQSRPTGAGIGNYCFAVDAEGHISDRRVGEALMGLKRICPKVRFLGSYPRAGVAVADVAAARPGTSDTAFIEAAEWLARSQDGRA from the coding sequence ATGTCGGCCACGCGCTACACGTATCTCGGCCCCGAGGGCACCTTCACCGAAGCCGCCCTCCGTACCCTCCCGGAAGCGGCCACCAGGGAACTGATCCCGATGGTGTCCGTACCCGCGGCGCTCGACGCCGTACGGAGCGGGGAGGCGGCCGCCGCACTCGTCCCGATCGAGAACTCGGTGGAGGGCGGTGTCACGGCGACCCTCGACGAACTCGCCGCGGGCGAGCCGCTCATGATCTACCGCGAGGTGCTGCTCCCGATCACCTTCGCCCTGCTCGTACGGCCCGGCACGGAGCTGTCCGAGGTGAAGACCGTCACCGGCCATCCGGTCGCCCAGCCGCAGGTGCGCAACTGGCTGCGCGCCCAGCTGCCGGACGCCGTGTGGGAGTCGGCCGCATCCAACGCGGACGGCGCGCGGCTGGTCCAGGAGGGCCGGTACGACGCGGCCTTCGCCGGTGAGTTCGCCGCCGCCACGTACGGCCTGGTGCCGCTCGTCACCGAGATCCATGACGCGCAGAACGCGGAGACCCGGTTCGTGCTGGTGGGCAGGCCGGCACGGCCCGCCGCGCCGACCGGCGCGGACAAGACCTCGGTCGTCATCTGGATGGGCGACGACCACCCCGGCGCGCTGCTGGAGCTGCTTCAGGAGTTCGCGGTGCGCGGGGTCAACCTGATGCTGATCCAGTCGCGGCCGACGGGCGCCGGCATCGGTAACTACTGCTTCGCCGTGGACGCCGAGGGCCATATCTCGGACCGGCGGGTCGGTGAGGCGCTGATGGGGCTGAAGCGGATCTGCCCCAAGGTGCGCTTCCTCGGGTCGTACCCGCGCGCCGGTGTGGCGGTCGCGGATGTGGCGGCCGCCCGGCCGGGGACGTCCGACACTGCGTTCATCGAAGCCGCCGAGTGGCTGGCACGCAGCCAGGACGGCCGCGCCTGA
- the efeB gene encoding iron uptake transporter deferrochelatase/peroxidase subunit, which yields MLGTAGAAGAAGLVLGAVGGATGYAASRPAAPAAPTALSTVGADTVAFHGAHQPGITTPTQAAGHLVAFDLSPGAGRKEAAALLRRWSASASALMAGQPVTGAAAAGEHDTGVALDAGPSSLTVTFGFGRSFFGRTGLTGSLPAALDPLPAFSSDQLDPARSEGDLWIQIGCDDPLVAFHALRALQKDAGGAARVRWQMSGFNRAPGATPHPMTVRNLMGQVDGTANPKPSAPNFERALFVPAAPPAGTPAWMAGGSYAVVRRIRMLLDDWEKLPLARQERVIGRRKSDGAPLTGGTEHTALALDKRGADGELIIPANAHARISAPAANGGATLLRRPFSYHDGIGKDGTPDAGLLFICWQADPLKGFVPVQRKLDRGDALSEFVRHETSGLFAVPGGAAKGEYVGQRLLES from the coding sequence GTGCTCGGGACTGCGGGCGCCGCCGGGGCGGCCGGGCTGGTGCTCGGCGCCGTCGGCGGAGCCACCGGTTACGCGGCGAGCCGCCCGGCCGCCCCGGCGGCGCCGACGGCGCTGAGCACCGTCGGCGCGGACACCGTCGCCTTCCACGGCGCCCACCAGCCCGGCATCACCACCCCCACGCAGGCCGCCGGGCATCTCGTCGCCTTCGACCTCTCCCCCGGCGCCGGCCGCAAGGAGGCGGCGGCGCTGCTGCGCCGCTGGTCGGCCTCGGCGAGCGCGCTGATGGCGGGTCAGCCGGTCACCGGCGCCGCGGCGGCAGGTGAGCACGACACCGGTGTCGCCCTGGACGCGGGCCCTTCGTCCCTCACGGTCACCTTCGGCTTCGGCCGCAGCTTCTTCGGCCGTACGGGACTGACCGGCAGCCTCCCCGCCGCCCTCGACCCGCTGCCCGCCTTCTCCTCCGACCAGCTCGACCCGGCGCGCAGCGAAGGCGATCTGTGGATCCAGATCGGTTGCGACGACCCGCTCGTCGCCTTCCACGCCCTGCGCGCGCTCCAGAAGGACGCGGGCGGGGCGGCCAGGGTCCGCTGGCAGATGTCCGGCTTCAACCGGGCGCCCGGCGCGACCCCGCACCCGATGACCGTCCGCAACCTGATGGGCCAGGTCGACGGGACGGCCAACCCCAAACCGTCGGCGCCCAACTTCGAACGGGCCCTGTTCGTACCCGCCGCCCCGCCGGCCGGCACCCCCGCCTGGATGGCGGGCGGCTCCTACGCCGTCGTACGGCGCATCCGGATGCTCCTCGACGACTGGGAGAAGCTGCCTCTCGCCCGGCAGGAACGGGTCATCGGCCGGCGTAAGTCGGACGGCGCCCCCCTCACCGGCGGTACGGAACACACGGCACTCGCCCTCGACAAGCGGGGCGCCGACGGCGAGCTGATCATCCCCGCCAACGCCCACGCCAGGATCTCGGCGCCGGCGGCGAACGGCGGCGCGACGCTGCTGCGCCGCCCCTTCTCGTACCACGACGGCATCGGCAAGGACGGAACCCCCGACGCCGGGCTCCTCTTCATCTGCTGGCAGGCCGATCCGCTCAAGGGGTTCGTGCCGGTGCAGCGGAAGCTCGACCGGGGCGACGCGCTGTCGGAGTTCGTCCGGCACGAGACGAGCGGGCTGTTCGCCGTACCGGGCGGCGCGGCGAAGGGCGAGTACGTGGGCCAGCGGCTGCTGGAGTCCTGA
- a CDS encoding copper resistance CopC/CopD family protein, giving the protein MTATAPRFGPPSLTVRLLLVVSVLVGTVFTVLSGTASAHAALTASDPADGAVVATAPKDITLTFSEEVSLGDNGVRVLDPAGKRADAGKVRSAGGGSGARYAVALHAGVPDGTYTVAWQAVSADSHPVSGAFTFSIGAPSKTTVHVSDDEAGGGLVGVLYGTARYASYAGFILLVGGAAFVLGCWQRGASARPLQRLVVRGWVTITAATLVLLLLRTPYTGSGKLADAFDLGGLQDVLATKEGAALISRLLLLGAAALFIAVLFGAYAKREVAAGSEQPDGEHTDSEQPDSEQPGTDAGKEKQDLTFGLAIGGAVVAAGIAATWALSEHASTGIQPGLAMPVDVIHLLAVATWLGGLTALLVALYRTPYIEAAAVRRFSGTAFVSVVVLAASGLYQSWRQVGSWSALGGTSYGQLLLVKVGLVAVLVGIAYFSRRWTGRLATTAPEAVAETEAGSESAIATDTEAAQETESVTVPAAASAGTAADAETGTAAPVGDTRRATQLERQKAALATARQKRLRDADPSRSGLRRSVLAEAGVAVVLLAVTTILTTTEPGRTAEQEADRTGGASTAAPATAGPVDVLLPFDTGGENGKGTAEVYISPARSGDNLMHIYVNGPDKQPLDVPEVRASITLKAQKIGPLPIAPKRFAPGHWSAENIQIPLPGEWQLQVTVRTSDIDEQTVYKNVKIG; this is encoded by the coding sequence ATGACAGCCACCGCCCCACGCTTCGGACCGCCATCCCTGACGGTGCGACTGCTGCTCGTCGTCTCCGTGCTCGTCGGGACCGTCTTCACGGTCCTGTCCGGTACGGCGTCGGCGCACGCCGCTCTCACCGCCAGCGATCCGGCGGACGGGGCGGTGGTTGCCACTGCTCCCAAGGACATCACCCTCACTTTCTCCGAAGAGGTCTCTCTCGGCGACAACGGTGTCCGCGTACTCGACCCGGCCGGCAAGCGCGCCGACGCGGGCAAGGTCCGGAGCGCCGGCGGCGGTTCGGGCGCCCGTTACGCCGTCGCCCTGCACGCGGGCGTGCCCGACGGCACGTACACCGTCGCCTGGCAGGCCGTCTCCGCCGACAGCCATCCGGTCTCCGGCGCCTTCACCTTCTCCATCGGGGCGCCCTCCAAGACCACCGTCCATGTCTCCGACGACGAGGCGGGCGGCGGACTCGTCGGTGTCCTGTACGGGACCGCCCGCTATGCCTCGTACGCCGGGTTCATCCTCCTCGTCGGTGGCGCGGCCTTCGTGCTCGGCTGCTGGCAGCGCGGCGCGAGCGCCCGGCCGCTGCAACGGCTCGTCGTACGCGGCTGGGTCACGATCACCGCCGCCACTCTCGTCCTGCTGTTGCTGCGCACCCCCTACACCGGCTCCGGCAAACTCGCCGACGCCTTCGATCTCGGCGGACTCCAGGACGTACTCGCCACGAAGGAGGGAGCGGCCCTCATCTCCAGGCTGCTGCTCCTGGGCGCGGCAGCCCTCTTCATCGCCGTGCTCTTCGGCGCCTACGCCAAGCGTGAGGTGGCCGCCGGGAGCGAGCAGCCCGATGGCGAACACACCGACAGTGAGCAGCCCGACAGCGAGCAGCCCGGCACGGACGCGGGCAAGGAGAAGCAGGACCTCACCTTCGGCCTCGCGATAGGCGGCGCCGTCGTCGCGGCGGGGATCGCCGCGACGTGGGCGCTGTCCGAGCACGCGTCGACCGGGATCCAGCCCGGCCTCGCCATGCCCGTCGATGTCATCCACCTGCTGGCCGTGGCCACCTGGCTGGGCGGTCTCACCGCCCTGCTCGTCGCTCTCTACCGCACCCCCTATATAGAGGCAGCGGCCGTACGGCGCTTCTCCGGCACCGCCTTCGTCAGTGTCGTCGTACTCGCCGCCTCCGGCCTCTACCAGAGCTGGCGGCAGGTCGGGTCGTGGTCGGCGCTCGGGGGAACCTCATACGGACAACTCCTTCTGGTCAAGGTCGGGCTTGTCGCCGTGCTCGTGGGGATCGCCTACTTCTCCCGGCGGTGGACGGGACGGCTGGCGACGACGGCCCCGGAAGCGGTCGCGGAGACGGAGGCCGGGTCCGAGTCCGCCATCGCGACCGATACCGAAGCCGCTCAGGAGACCGAGAGCGTGACCGTCCCGGCCGCTGCTTCGGCGGGCACAGCGGCTGACGCGGAGACCGGGACCGCCGCCCCGGTCGGTGACACCCGTAGAGCTACCCAGCTGGAACGGCAGAAAGCGGCGTTGGCGACTGCACGCCAAAAGCGGCTGCGTGACGCCGATCCGAGCCGTTCAGGACTGCGCCGTTCCGTCCTGGCCGAGGCCGGTGTTGCCGTCGTTCTCCTCGCCGTCACCACCATCCTCACCACCACCGAACCCGGCCGCACCGCCGAGCAGGAAGCGGACCGCACCGGCGGCGCGAGCACCGCGGCGCCCGCCACAGCGGGTCCCGTGGACGTCCTGCTGCCCTTCGACACCGGCGGCGAAAACGGCAAGGGCACGGCGGAGGTCTACATCAGCCCCGCCCGCTCCGGTGACAACCTGATGCACATCTACGTCAACGGCCCCGACAAGCAGCCGCTCGACGTCCCCGAGGTGCGGGCCTCCATCACCCTGAAGGCGCAGAAGATCGGCCCGCTGCCCATCGCGCCCAAGCGGTTCGCCCCTGGACACTGGAGCGCGGAGAACATCCAGATCCCGTTGCCGGGCGAGTGGCAGCTCCAAGTCACCGTCCGCACCTCCGACATCGACGAGCAGACCGTCTACAAGAACGTCAAGATCGGCTGA
- a CDS encoding copper chaperone PCu(A)C, producing the protein MNRRAPLTVAIGLTAVLALAGCSADSSANSSADAGKASGAKPELKVTGAYMPQPPVTDLAAGFLIVTNDGGADKLTSVTSDISDNISIHQTVNDRMQEVTSFGIPADGTLDLERGGNHIMFMDLKRKPLQGQKVDVVLHFEKSGPVTVELPVKEPTYNPPKQ; encoded by the coding sequence GTGAACCGGCGCGCCCCGCTGACGGTCGCCATAGGCCTCACCGCCGTACTGGCCCTGGCGGGCTGCTCGGCGGACTCCTCGGCGAACTCCTCGGCCGACGCCGGCAAGGCGTCCGGCGCGAAGCCCGAACTGAAGGTCACCGGCGCCTATATGCCGCAGCCCCCCGTCACCGACCTGGCGGCCGGATTCCTCATCGTCACCAACGACGGCGGCGCCGACAAACTGACCTCTGTCACCAGCGACATCTCCGACAACATCTCCATCCACCAGACCGTCAACGACCGGATGCAAGAGGTCACGTCGTTCGGAATTCCCGCCGACGGCACTCTTGATCTGGAACGTGGTGGCAACCACATCATGTTCATGGACCTCAAGCGGAAGCCCTTGCAGGGCCAGAAGGTCGACGTCGTACTGCACTTCGAGAAGTCCGGCCCGGTCACGGTCGAGCTTCCCGTGAAGGAGCCCACGTACAACCCGCCCAAGCAGTGA
- a CDS encoding SCO family protein, whose product MRKKTVPLAATLAVLTALTLTACGSDGDSNDSSSKAIADVSQPADKPATVLDTPFKKPDLVLKDTHGKPYDLRERTKGKPTLIYFGYTHCPDICPLTMSNLAIARKSLTKAEQAQLQVVFVTTDPDRDTPAELGKWLPSAGDPSFVGLTGDFPTIQAGARQLGIDVEPPEKHKDGTITSTHGAQVIAFSPKTDGGYVLYDSEATADDYTKDLPKLVKGETP is encoded by the coding sequence ATGCGTAAGAAGACAGTCCCGCTCGCCGCCACCCTCGCGGTACTCACCGCGCTCACCCTCACCGCCTGTGGCAGCGACGGCGACAGCAACGACTCCTCCTCCAAAGCGATCGCCGACGTCTCGCAGCCGGCCGACAAACCGGCGACCGTGCTCGACACCCCCTTCAAGAAGCCGGACCTCGTCCTCAAGGACACCCACGGCAAGCCGTACGACCTGCGCGAGCGCACCAAGGGCAAGCCCACGCTGATCTACTTCGGCTACACGCACTGCCCGGACATCTGCCCGCTGACGATGAGCAACCTCGCCATCGCGCGGAAGTCGCTCACCAAGGCCGAGCAGGCGCAGCTGCAGGTCGTCTTCGTCACCACCGACCCGGACAGGGACACCCCGGCCGAACTCGGCAAGTGGCTGCCCAGCGCGGGCGACCCGTCGTTCGTCGGCCTGACCGGCGACTTCCCCACGATCCAGGCCGGCGCCCGCCAGCTCGGCATCGACGTCGAACCGCCGGAGAAGCACAAGGACGGCACGATCACGTCCACACACGGCGCCCAGGTCATCGCCTTCTCGCCGAAGACCGACGGCGGGTACGTGCTGTACGACTCGGAGGCGACGGCCGACGACTACACCAAGGACCTGCCCAAGCTCGTCAAGGGAGAGACGCCGTGA